A region from the Nesterenkonia lacusekhoensis genome encodes:
- a CDS encoding ABC transporter permease produces MSTASVSTDAVGSAGRGAGGVLAVAVLRRIGVFVLTVLVASLVVFALLNVLPGDVARAQLGMNASDADVAQFRAEHGLDRPLPVQYLGWITGFLTGDMGTSYSSRTPVALQVFDALQVSLILVGAGILIAVLIALPLGTLAAVRQNRPDGALLSALSQVGIAVPNFLAGLLLISIFAVGLGWLPSGGWTAPAEGFGDFLRQLTLPALALGLVRGAILSRYTRAAVLEVMREDFMRTARAKGLMPAAALRRHGLRNALVPVVTVTSVEFSALVIGAVVIETVFVIPGLGSLLMRAVDNRDLIQVQAIVMCVVVLVLLVNLLVDITRTLIDPRLRSTR; encoded by the coding sequence GTGAGCACCGCCTCTGTGAGCACTGATGCTGTGGGATCTGCAGGTCGAGGGGCCGGCGGGGTGCTGGCCGTGGCCGTGCTGCGCCGGATCGGCGTCTTCGTTCTGACGGTGCTGGTTGCCTCTCTGGTGGTCTTCGCTCTGCTCAACGTGCTTCCCGGCGATGTGGCGCGGGCGCAGCTGGGGATGAACGCCAGCGACGCCGACGTGGCGCAGTTCCGCGCCGAGCACGGTCTGGACCGGCCGCTTCCGGTGCAGTACCTCGGCTGGATCACCGGGTTCCTCACCGGAGACATGGGGACCTCCTACTCCTCGCGCACCCCGGTGGCGCTTCAGGTCTTCGACGCGCTGCAGGTCTCTCTGATCCTCGTGGGTGCTGGGATCCTGATCGCGGTCCTGATCGCCCTGCCGCTGGGGACGCTGGCAGCAGTGCGGCAGAACCGGCCCGACGGCGCCCTGCTCTCGGCGCTCAGTCAGGTCGGCATCGCCGTGCCGAACTTCCTGGCCGGACTGCTGCTGATCAGCATCTTCGCCGTGGGCCTGGGGTGGCTGCCCTCAGGCGGCTGGACGGCCCCGGCGGAGGGATTCGGGGACTTCCTGCGGCAGTTGACCCTGCCTGCTCTGGCTCTGGGGCTGGTCCGGGGCGCCATCCTCTCGCGCTACACCCGAGCCGCCGTGCTGGAGGTGATGCGCGAGGACTTCATGCGCACCGCACGGGCCAAGGGCCTGATGCCGGCGGCGGCGCTGCGGCGCCACGGGCTGCGCAACGCACTGGTCCCCGTGGTCACGGTGACCTCCGTGGAGTTCTCGGCGCTGGTGATCGGAGCCGTGGTGATCGAGACGGTCTTCGTGATCCCCGGGCTGGGATCGCTGCTGATGCGCGCAGTGGACAACCGGGATCTCATCCAGGTCCAGGCGATCGTGATGTGTGTGGTGGTCCTGGTGCTGCTGGTGAACCTGCTGGTGGACATCACCCGCACCCTCATCGACCCGCGGCTGAGGAGCACGCGATGA
- a CDS encoding ABC transporter permease → MSQRRAGGGLLLLGGILVGIVVLMALLSLVWTPYDPTATSATDRLRGPGPEHWLGTDGLGRDVASMLLAGAQIPLLVGLAAVLISLAIGVPFGIAAAITDRGAGLWMMRWNDIVQAFPPLLLAIILAAVWGGSTATAMVALGIGASPGVARVVRSGTLQVLSREFALAARAAGRGPLYLALRHVLPNIRGILIVQATVGFALAVLAEAALSFLGLGTPPPTPSWGRMLQEGQSLLQVQPMLVLWPGAAIAVTILGFNLLGDGLRDRFDPRMEVRR, encoded by the coding sequence ATGAGCCAGCGGCGAGCCGGCGGAGGCCTTCTGCTCCTCGGGGGCATCCTGGTGGGGATCGTGGTGCTCATGGCCCTGCTCTCTCTGGTCTGGACCCCGTATGACCCCACGGCGACTTCGGCCACCGACCGTCTCCGAGGGCCTGGCCCGGAGCACTGGCTGGGCACCGACGGATTGGGCCGCGATGTCGCCTCGATGCTCTTGGCCGGGGCTCAGATTCCGCTGCTGGTCGGTCTGGCGGCGGTGCTCATCTCTCTGGCCATCGGCGTGCCCTTCGGGATCGCCGCCGCCATCACCGACCGCGGTGCCGGACTGTGGATGATGCGCTGGAACGACATCGTCCAGGCGTTCCCGCCGCTGCTGCTGGCGATCATCCTGGCCGCGGTCTGGGGCGGCAGCACGGCCACCGCGATGGTGGCTCTGGGCATCGGAGCCTCGCCGGGGGTGGCCCGCGTGGTCCGGTCCGGGACTCTGCAGGTGCTCAGCCGAGAATTCGCCTTGGCCGCCCGCGCGGCAGGGCGCGGGCCGCTCTACCTGGCGCTGCGTCACGTGCTGCCCAACATCCGCGGCATCCTGATCGTCCAGGCCACAGTGGGCTTCGCCCTCGCGGTGCTGGCCGAGGCGGCCCTGTCCTTCCTGGGGCTGGGCACGCCGCCGCCCACTCCTTCCTGGGGACGCATGCTGCAGGAGGGCCAGTCACTGCTGCAGGTGCAGCCGATGTTGGTGCTCTGGCCAGGCGCGGCCATCGCGGTGACCATCCTGGGCTTCAACCTGCTCGGCGACGGCCTGCGGGACCGCTTCGATCCGCGGATGGAGGTGCGGCGATGA
- a CDS encoding dipeptide ABC transporter ATP-binding protein: MNDADERSAAGRTSTDLLEISGLRIGTSSTGLVHGVDLTIGRGERVGLIGESGSGKSLTLLAAMGLLPENLQASGSVGLEGEGELIGAQERRLAAVRGSRISMVFQEPMTALNPLMRVGEQVAETIRIHRGGAGEQLHHRVLELLDSVRIPEPARAARAYPHELSGGQRQRVMLALAMANRPDLLLADEPTTALDVTVQRQVLDIMADQVRQTGSSLLFVTHDLGVVASLCDRVLIMREGQIVESGSTEEVFRAPQHPYTRGLLAASALETDPRTGRLRTIGAGAGEQPASGSASDPVPELGRAPGPGSAPRHEPVPEPVRRRHSLGPHEALSGARPQIFNQTDEAPLLAARDLTRTYGRTGPLGGRRQVQALRGVSFDVRAGQRFGIVGESGCGKSTLLRMLTGLEGDGSGSVTVGGQEVLGRKERHLRWLRDTAQIVFQDPMGSLDPRMRIGDVVAEPLRGVAREERRSRVTAMLEDVGLPGAAAERYPHEFSGGQRQRIAIARALITRPKILVADEAVSALDVSVRAQVLNLLDDLVRDYDLTMLFVSHDLHVVRHACDTVAVMQEGRIVECGPAEALFAEPQHSYTASLMDSVPPVAG, encoded by the coding sequence ATGAACGACGCCGACGAGCGCAGCGCAGCGGGCCGAACGAGCACAGACCTGCTGGAGATCTCCGGGCTGCGGATCGGCACCTCCAGCACGGGGCTGGTCCACGGTGTCGACCTGACGATCGGCCGAGGAGAACGGGTGGGCCTGATCGGTGAGTCCGGATCCGGGAAGTCACTGACTCTGCTCGCCGCGATGGGGCTGCTGCCGGAGAACCTGCAGGCCTCCGGGTCGGTGGGGTTGGAGGGCGAGGGGGAGCTGATCGGAGCCCAGGAGCGCCGTCTGGCCGCAGTGCGCGGATCCCGGATCTCGATGGTCTTCCAGGAGCCGATGACGGCGCTGAACCCACTGATGCGGGTCGGTGAGCAGGTCGCTGAGACCATCCGCATCCATAGGGGCGGTGCGGGTGAGCAGCTGCATCACAGGGTCCTGGAGCTGCTGGACAGTGTCCGCATCCCGGAACCTGCCCGCGCAGCGCGTGCCTATCCCCATGAGCTCTCGGGAGGTCAGCGTCAGCGCGTCATGCTCGCCCTCGCCATGGCGAACCGACCTGACCTGCTGCTGGCCGACGAGCCCACCACCGCGCTGGACGTGACAGTGCAGCGCCAGGTGCTCGACATCATGGCCGACCAGGTGCGGCAGACCGGATCCTCGCTGCTGTTCGTCACCCATGATCTGGGCGTGGTGGCCTCTCTCTGCGATCGCGTCCTGATCATGCGCGAGGGTCAGATCGTCGAATCCGGGAGCACAGAGGAAGTCTTCAGAGCGCCCCAGCACCCGTATACGCGTGGGCTGCTCGCGGCCTCTGCTCTGGAGACCGACCCGCGCACCGGGCGGCTGAGGACCATCGGCGCTGGGGCAGGGGAGCAGCCGGCGTCGGGGTCGGCGTCGGATCCTGTGCCGGAACTGGGACGTGCACCGGGACCGGGATCTGCGCCGAGACATGAACCCGTGCCGGAGCCTGTACGGCGCCGGCACTCCCTCGGTCCCCATGAGGCTCTCTCCGGGGCGCGGCCGCAGATCTTCAACCAGACCGATGAGGCCCCGCTGCTGGCCGCGCGGGATCTCACCCGGACCTATGGACGCACCGGACCCCTCGGCGGCCGACGTCAGGTCCAGGCGCTGCGCGGGGTCTCCTTCGACGTGCGGGCCGGCCAGCGCTTCGGCATCGTGGGGGAGTCCGGCTGTGGGAAGTCCACCCTGCTGCGGATGCTCACCGGCCTCGAGGGGGACGGCTCGGGCTCAGTCACCGTGGGAGGCCAAGAGGTCCTGGGGAGGAAGGAGCGGCACCTGCGCTGGCTGCGGGACACCGCTCAGATCGTCTTCCAGGATCCCATGGGGTCACTGGATCCACGCATGCGGATCGGAGACGTGGTGGCTGAGCCCCTGCGGGGAGTCGCCCGTGAGGAACGGCGCAGCCGGGTGACGGCGATGCTGGAGGATGTGGGGCTGCCCGGTGCGGCCGCGGAGCGCTATCCGCATGAGTTCTCCGGCGGGCAGCGTCAGCGCATCGCCATCGCCCGAGCCCTGATCACCCGGCCCAAGATCCTGGTGGCCGATGAGGCGGTCTCAGCCCTGGACGTCTCGGTGCGCGCTCAGGTGCTCAACCTGCTCGACGACCTGGTCCGGGACTACGACCTGACGATGCTCTTCGTCTCCCACGACCTCCACGTGGTCCGCCACGCCTGCGACACCGTGGCGGTCATGCAGGAAGGCCGGATCGTCGAATGCGGACCGGCGGAGGCGCTGTTCGCAGAGCCCCAGCACTCCTATACGGCCTCGCTGATGGACTCTGTCCCGCCCGTGGCGGGCTAA
- the deoC gene encoding deoxyribose-phosphate aldolase — protein sequence MTDTPVPSPAEMAPLIDHTLLKPDADEAAIRAVAAEAREHGFASVCVNPRWVPLVVHLLEGSEVRTCTVVGFPLGASTTMSKVAETAEAAETGAEEIDMVVDIALANAGKEDEVAAQIEAIAGVAHDRGAILKVILETALLSEEAKELVCRAAETAGADFVKTSTGFAGGGATVEDIALMHRVVGGRLGIKASGGVRTYEDAAAVVAAGATRIGASSSLDIVGDNSTRAGQSASNESSY from the coding sequence ATGACAGACACCCCCGTCCCCTCCCCCGCGGAGATGGCACCGCTGATCGACCACACCCTGCTCAAGCCCGACGCCGACGAGGCCGCCATCCGCGCGGTCGCGGCCGAGGCGCGCGAGCACGGCTTCGCCTCCGTCTGCGTGAACCCGCGCTGGGTCCCGCTGGTGGTCCATCTGCTGGAGGGTTCCGAGGTCAGGACCTGCACTGTGGTGGGCTTCCCGCTGGGCGCCTCCACTACGATGTCCAAAGTGGCCGAGACCGCTGAAGCTGCTGAGACCGGGGCCGAGGAGATCGACATGGTGGTCGACATCGCTCTGGCCAATGCCGGCAAGGAGGATGAGGTGGCCGCACAGATCGAGGCCATCGCCGGCGTCGCCCATGACCGCGGTGCGATCCTGAAGGTGATCCTGGAGACTGCTCTGCTGAGCGAGGAGGCCAAGGAGCTGGTCTGCCGGGCCGCAGAGACCGCAGGAGCGGACTTCGTGAAGACCTCCACCGGGTTCGCCGGCGGCGGTGCGACGGTCGAGGACATCGCTCTGATGCACCGTGTGGTGGGCGGCCGGCTGGGCATCAAAGCCTCCGGCGGAGTGCGCACCTATGAAGATGCCGCGGCCGTGGTGGCCGCGGGGGCAACGCGCATCGGGGCCAGCTCCTCTCTTGATATCGTAGGAGACAACAGCACCCGCGCTGGTCAGTCGGCCAGCAACGAATCTTCGTACTGA
- a CDS encoding phospho-sugar mutase: MSDAALVKTVRRWIELDPDPSTRSVLEDLLHRAESGDAEAEDQLQRLFSGRLSFGTAGLRAELGAGPLRMNRLVVRQTAAGLLKYAEQTLDAARPQADNPQDVSTPAARRIVIGFDARHQSDEFAAETAQIFSDAGWEVHLFERPGPTPLLARQVLVQDAEVGVMVTASHNPPQDNGYKVYLGGELSRHLEPDGLGVGAQIVAPVDQEIAATIAAIVEQDFAEDAPAPAVQPASEVPVPAGVQLIDDSARASYETEALELLDAERFPHRDLTVVYTAMHGVGGEMVTSLLKAAGFTTVIPVAEQFEPDPDFPTADFPNPEEPGALDLGLKAAAEHGADLVLANDPDADRLSASVFDPHEQQWRQLSGDEIGALLGRHLLDRGPLRPQAGAGAEGSAAPVLANSVVSSRLLERLCAVRGVGHAATLTGFKWLARVENMSFGYEEAIGFNVDPVNVKDKDGVSAALIFAELAADLKARGTDAIEALDEIAAEAGVFLTGQVTVRVNDLSELGAVTAALREDPPAEIAGSPVTEALDLTRDPLPGAELSEATKTDALIYLTQAGDRVIVRPSGTEPKVKCYLETVDDTAGDDADRAAIAQARGRAAERLEQLREAMTALLS, translated from the coding sequence TTGTCCGACGCCGCCCTGGTGAAGACCGTCCGCCGCTGGATCGAACTGGATCCGGATCCCTCCACCCGCAGCGTCCTGGAGGATCTGCTGCATCGAGCCGAATCCGGAGACGCCGAGGCTGAGGACCAGCTGCAGCGTCTCTTCTCCGGACGGCTGTCCTTCGGCACGGCGGGCCTGCGTGCCGAGCTGGGCGCAGGACCGCTGCGGATGAACCGCCTGGTGGTCCGCCAGACCGCAGCCGGGCTGCTGAAGTACGCCGAGCAGACGCTGGATGCCGCACGGCCGCAGGCGGACAACCCGCAGGATGTGAGCACTCCGGCGGCGCGCAGGATCGTCATCGGCTTCGACGCGCGCCACCAGTCCGATGAGTTCGCCGCAGAGACGGCACAGATCTTCTCCGACGCCGGCTGGGAGGTCCATCTCTTCGAGCGCCCAGGACCCACTCCCCTGCTGGCCCGTCAGGTGCTGGTCCAGGACGCCGAGGTGGGTGTGATGGTCACCGCCAGCCACAACCCGCCGCAGGACAACGGCTATAAGGTCTACCTGGGCGGAGAGCTCTCCCGGCACCTCGAGCCCGACGGGCTCGGCGTCGGGGCCCAGATCGTCGCTCCGGTGGACCAGGAGATCGCCGCAACGATCGCAGCGATCGTGGAGCAGGACTTCGCTGAGGATGCGCCGGCTCCGGCTGTGCAGCCTGCCTCTGAGGTCCCGGTGCCCGCCGGCGTCCAGCTCATCGACGACTCCGCCCGCGCCTCCTATGAGACTGAGGCCCTGGAGCTGCTGGATGCCGAACGCTTCCCCCACCGTGACCTGACCGTGGTCTACACCGCCATGCACGGCGTGGGCGGCGAGATGGTGACCAGCCTGCTCAAGGCCGCCGGCTTCACCACGGTGATCCCCGTGGCCGAGCAGTTCGAACCGGATCCGGACTTCCCCACCGCCGACTTCCCCAATCCGGAGGAGCCCGGAGCTCTGGACCTAGGACTGAAGGCCGCTGCTGAGCATGGGGCCGACCTGGTCCTGGCCAACGATCCCGACGCCGACCGGCTCTCCGCCTCCGTCTTCGACCCGCATGAGCAGCAGTGGCGCCAGCTCTCCGGCGATGAGATCGGCGCCCTGCTGGGCCGTCATCTGCTGGACCGGGGGCCGCTGCGTCCCCAGGCGGGCGCCGGAGCCGAGGGCTCCGCTGCTCCGGTGCTGGCCAACTCGGTGGTCTCCTCGCGGCTGCTGGAGCGGCTCTGCGCAGTCCGCGGTGTGGGCCATGCTGCCACTCTGACCGGCTTCAAGTGGCTGGCCCGCGTGGAGAACATGAGCTTCGGCTACGAGGAGGCCATCGGCTTCAACGTGGACCCGGTCAATGTGAAGGACAAGGACGGCGTCTCCGCCGCCCTGATCTTCGCCGAGCTGGCGGCGGATCTGAAGGCCCGGGGAACCGACGCAATCGAGGCCCTGGACGAGATCGCCGCGGAGGCCGGGGTCTTCCTCACCGGCCAGGTCACGGTGCGGGTCAACGACCTCTCCGAGCTGGGAGCGGTGACCGCCGCACTGCGTGAGGATCCGCCCGCCGAGATCGCCGGCTCCCCCGTCACCGAAGCTCTGGACCTCACCCGGGACCCGCTTCCCGGAGCCGAGCTCAGCGAGGCCACTAAGACCGATGCTCTGATCTACCTGACACAGGCCGGAGACCGGGTGATCGTGCGCCCCTCCGGCACCGAGCCCAAGGTCAAGTGCTACCTCGAGACGGTGGACGACACTGCCGGAGACGACGCCGACCGTGCCGCCATCGCACAGGCCCGCGGCCGCGCCGCCGAGCGGCTCGAGCAGCTGCGTGAGGCTATGACTGCTCTGCTGAGCTGA
- a CDS encoding purine-nucleoside phosphorylase — protein MSPMEPKQDPSTMEYTRSRAEQVAGELSQHVVPDPGLTPTNDPTAPANALAEEAAGVILQRAGIERFDLACTLGSGWGEAADQLGETVAVVDAEEVPGFHVSGVAGHSGRLTAIRTASGHHILVVGARTHHYEGRGVDAVAHGVRTAAAAGAEIMVLTNGCGGLNPDWAPGSPVLISDHLNLTGTSSLRGAHFVDMTDLYSPRIREIARGIDPSLPEGVYAQLPGPHYETPAEIRWLRTIGADLVGMSTALEAIAARAAGMEVFGISLVTNAAAGTTGEALSHQEVIDAGREAAPRISALLTQIITETLTA, from the coding sequence ATGAGCCCGATGGAGCCGAAGCAGGATCCCAGCACTATGGAGTACACCCGCAGCCGAGCAGAGCAGGTCGCTGGGGAGCTCTCCCAGCATGTCGTGCCTGATCCGGGACTGACCCCCACCAACGACCCCACTGCCCCGGCCAACGCTCTGGCCGAGGAGGCCGCTGGGGTGATCCTGCAGCGCGCCGGGATCGAGCGCTTCGACCTGGCCTGCACCCTGGGCTCAGGCTGGGGCGAGGCCGCCGACCAGCTGGGTGAGACGGTGGCCGTCGTCGACGCCGAGGAGGTGCCCGGATTCCACGTCTCCGGCGTGGCCGGGCATTCGGGCCGCCTCACGGCCATCCGCACCGCCTCAGGCCACCACATCCTGGTGGTCGGAGCGCGCACCCACCACTACGAAGGCCGCGGTGTCGACGCCGTCGCCCACGGTGTGCGGACCGCGGCTGCGGCCGGCGCGGAGATCATGGTGCTGACCAACGGCTGCGGCGGGCTGAACCCGGACTGGGCCCCGGGCAGCCCCGTGCTGATCAGTGACCATCTGAACCTGACCGGAACCTCCTCGCTGCGCGGCGCGCACTTCGTGGACATGACGGATCTGTACTCCCCGCGCATCCGCGAGATCGCCCGGGGCATCGACCCCAGCCTGCCCGAGGGCGTCTACGCCCAGCTGCCCGGGCCGCACTACGAGACCCCCGCGGAGATCCGCTGGCTGCGCACCATCGGTGCGGACCTGGTGGGCATGTCCACCGCCCTGGAGGCCATCGCCGCCCGGGCCGCCGGCATGGAGGTCTTCGGCATCTCGCTGGTGACCAATGCCGCGGCGGGCACCACCGGCGAGGCGCTGAGCCACCAAGAGGTCATCGATGCCGGCCGCGAGGCCGCCCCGCGCATCTCAGCCCTGCTGACCCAGATCATCACCGAAACCCTGACTGCCTGA
- a CDS encoding NAD(P)H-quinone dehydrogenase → MDKLRKRFAPDRIAILGGGPGGYEAAMVAADAGAHVTIVEDKGLGGSAVLTDVVPSKTLIATADAMRRVNASTAFGVRFGESHENDYYETEAWADFSKVNERLLKLAHDQSSDIHTTLEAAGVTVVKGKGRLVPPHSIEVTDPAGETELIEADAVIVATGAHPRELPTAVPDGERILNWTQAYNLTEVPEHMIVVGSGVTGAEFASAYRRLGADVTLVSSREQVLPGEDADAARVLENSFARVGVKVASKSRAESVERTEQGVRVTLTGGRVLEGSHCLMAVGGIPNTEGIGLEECGVEVADSGHIRVDTVSRTTANNIYAAGDCTGMMPLASVAAMQGRIAVAHMQGEGVKPLKLHQVASNVFTSPEIATVGVTQEQVDSGKYQADVVKLDLATNPRAKMTNIREGFVKIFSRKGSGTVIGAVVVAPRASELIFPLALAVTQKMHVDDVASTFTVYPSLTGSLSEAARRLHLHVAEPGE, encoded by the coding sequence ATGGACAAACTTCGCAAGCGCTTCGCTCCTGACCGCATCGCGATCCTCGGAGGCGGGCCCGGCGGCTATGAGGCCGCCATGGTTGCGGCCGACGCCGGTGCCCACGTCACCATCGTCGAGGACAAGGGACTCGGCGGGTCGGCGGTGCTGACCGACGTCGTCCCCTCCAAGACGCTGATCGCCACAGCTGACGCGATGCGGCGTGTCAACGCCTCCACCGCGTTCGGTGTGCGCTTCGGCGAGAGCCATGAGAACGACTACTACGAGACGGAGGCCTGGGCCGACTTCTCCAAGGTCAACGAACGTCTGCTGAAGCTGGCCCACGACCAGTCCTCCGACATCCACACCACTCTGGAGGCCGCCGGAGTCACCGTGGTCAAGGGCAAGGGACGCCTGGTGCCCCCGCACAGCATCGAGGTCACCGACCCTGCGGGGGAGACCGAACTCATCGAGGCCGACGCCGTCATCGTCGCCACCGGCGCCCATCCCCGCGAGCTGCCCACTGCGGTTCCCGACGGCGAGCGCATCCTCAACTGGACCCAGGCCTACAACCTCACCGAAGTTCCTGAGCACATGATCGTGGTGGGCTCCGGGGTCACCGGCGCCGAGTTCGCCTCGGCCTACCGCCGCCTCGGAGCCGACGTCACCCTGGTCTCCTCCCGTGAGCAGGTGCTCCCGGGTGAGGACGCCGACGCCGCCCGCGTGCTGGAGAACTCCTTCGCCCGCGTCGGCGTCAAGGTCGCCTCGAAGTCCCGCGCCGAATCGGTGGAGCGCACCGAACAGGGCGTGCGGGTCACCCTCACAGGCGGCCGAGTCCTGGAGGGGTCCCACTGCCTGATGGCTGTGGGCGGGATCCCCAACACCGAGGGCATCGGCCTGGAGGAATGCGGTGTGGAGGTCGCCGACTCCGGCCACATCCGGGTGGACACCGTCTCGCGCACCACGGCCAACAACATCTACGCGGCCGGCGACTGCACCGGCATGATGCCGCTGGCCTCTGTGGCGGCGATGCAGGGACGCATCGCCGTGGCCCACATGCAGGGCGAGGGTGTGAAGCCGCTGAAGCTGCACCAGGTAGCCTCCAACGTCTTCACCTCCCCGGAGATCGCCACGGTGGGCGTCACCCAGGAGCAGGTGGACTCCGGGAAGTACCAGGCCGATGTGGTCAAGCTGGACCTGGCCACCAACCCGCGGGCCAAGATGACGAACATCCGCGAAGGCTTCGTGAAGATCTTCTCCCGCAAGGGATCCGGCACTGTGATCGGCGCCGTGGTGGTGGCTCCGCGGGCCTCTGAGCTGATCTTCCCGCTGGCCCTGGCGGTGACGCAGAAGATGCACGTCGACGATGTAGCCTCGACCTTCACCGTCTACCCGTCGCTGACCGGTTCCCTCTCCGAGGCCGCCCGCCGCCTGCACCTGCACGTGGCAGAACCCGGCGAGTAG
- a CDS encoding aminoglycoside phosphotransferase family protein, whose protein sequence is MGLQTPRAAPSQNTSQLEAQQLAFLESYDAHSPIAVAIQHSGVYATSIQLESVQHRPGAGVTGIYRVATARPVMPSTWSAGVYTQTSDHVDELYVGMTTEPVPQDAQGVVFSHSPYGPLAVWQHPLDPALPGLRLATDPASVTEHWGFGRTLVALETISYRPLRRAVIAADFDDGSRLFLKVLRSGRAADLDARHRMLLDAGIPAPQPTREPVSDVVALAEGPGVSLAEHFLADGAVHLAPEQFIGLLDQMPAEVMTLPARDAWTDRLPAYASAAASALPHCTDRIRAVEATILNGLPQTDRGPAVPTHGDFYEANLLMNGSAISCLLDVDSLGPGHRVDDLACFLGHLAVLPAVDSRYVHAPAAFDRFARVFAQTVDPAALQLRAAAVSLSLVAGARDSRRSGWEIQAEHRLTCAEALLGLTAPAPALPRWPSDIQPHAL, encoded by the coding sequence ATGGGACTTCAGACCCCTCGGGCTGCACCGTCGCAGAACACCTCCCAGCTGGAGGCGCAGCAGCTTGCCTTCCTGGAGTCCTATGACGCCCATTCACCGATCGCCGTGGCCATTCAGCATTCCGGGGTCTATGCGACGTCGATCCAGCTGGAATCGGTCCAGCACCGCCCCGGCGCCGGTGTCACCGGGATCTACCGGGTGGCCACCGCCCGTCCGGTGATGCCCAGCACCTGGTCCGCCGGGGTGTACACCCAGACCTCGGACCATGTGGATGAGCTCTACGTGGGGATGACCACTGAGCCGGTTCCCCAGGATGCCCAGGGCGTGGTCTTCTCGCACAGCCCCTACGGACCGCTGGCGGTCTGGCAGCATCCGCTGGACCCGGCGCTGCCCGGTCTGCGCCTGGCCACCGACCCGGCCTCGGTCACTGAGCATTGGGGGTTCGGCAGGACTCTGGTCGCCTTGGAGACCATCAGCTATCGGCCGCTGCGTCGGGCCGTGATCGCCGCGGATTTCGACGACGGCAGCCGCCTGTTCCTCAAAGTGCTGCGCTCCGGCCGCGCCGCCGATCTGGACGCACGGCACCGGATGCTGCTGGACGCTGGGATCCCTGCCCCGCAGCCGACGCGTGAGCCGGTCTCCGACGTGGTGGCTCTGGCCGAAGGACCCGGTGTGTCACTGGCCGAGCATTTCCTGGCCGACGGGGCCGTTCACCTGGCCCCGGAGCAGTTCATCGGCCTGCTGGACCAGATGCCCGCTGAAGTCATGACCCTGCCGGCCCGGGACGCCTGGACGGACCGGCTGCCGGCCTACGCGTCGGCGGCGGCGTCTGCCCTGCCGCACTGCACCGATCGGATCCGTGCCGTGGAGGCGACCATCCTCAACGGCCTGCCGCAGACCGACCGCGGCCCGGCGGTGCCCACCCACGGTGACTTCTACGAGGCCAACCTGCTGATGAACGGCTCGGCGATCTCATGCCTGCTGGATGTGGACTCACTGGGCCCCGGTCACCGCGTGGATGACCTGGCCTGCTTCCTGGGGCACCTGGCCGTTCTGCCGGCCGTGGACTCCCGCTACGTGCATGCTCCGGCGGCCTTCGACCGCTTCGCCCGCGTGTTCGCTCAGACAGTGGACCCGGCGGCGCTGCAGCTGCGAGCCGCCGCAGTGAGCCTCTCTCTGGTGGCCGGGGCGAGAGACTCCCGCCGCAGCGGATGGGAGATCCAGGCCGAGCACCGGCTCACCTGCGCCGAGGCTCTGCTGGGGCTCACTGCTCCCGCGCCAGCTCTTCCCCGGTGGCCAAGCGATATCCAGCCCCACGCACTGTGA
- a CDS encoding response regulator transcription factor, whose amino-acid sequence MSRILIVEDETRIASFIAKGLRAAGFESEQAGSGTQAIVQLANGSFDLVILDLGLPQMDGFDVLEKIRSGGDEIPVIILTARTSVEDTVHGLSSGAQDYMSKPFRVEELIARVKLRLKSSDDAAGAASIAGAEREPSERLEHLGVVLEVPTRQASVEGEPVELSAREFALAEVLLTHPRQVLSRDQLLAMVWDSAAETSSNLVDVYIRYLRNKLGSQRIVTVRGAGYRLATGEELAREQ is encoded by the coding sequence ATGAGTCGGATTCTGATCGTCGAGGATGAGACGCGCATCGCCTCCTTCATCGCCAAAGGCCTCAGAGCCGCAGGCTTCGAGTCCGAACAGGCCGGCAGCGGCACCCAAGCGATCGTCCAGCTGGCCAACGGCTCCTTCGACCTGGTCATCCTCGACCTGGGACTGCCCCAGATGGACGGCTTCGACGTGCTGGAGAAGATCCGCTCCGGCGGTGACGAGATCCCGGTGATCATCCTGACCGCCCGCACCTCTGTGGAGGACACGGTCCACGGGCTTTCCTCCGGCGCCCAGGACTATATGTCCAAACCCTTCCGCGTCGAAGAGCTCATCGCCCGGGTGAAACTGCGGCTGAAGAGCTCGGACGACGCCGCCGGGGCGGCATCCATCGCCGGTGCCGAACGGGAGCCGTCGGAGCGTCTGGAGCATCTGGGCGTCGTTCTGGAGGTGCCCACGCGTCAGGCCTCAGTCGAGGGAGAGCCGGTGGAGCTCTCTGCCCGTGAGTTCGCCCTGGCCGAGGTGCTGCTGACCCATCCTCGACAGGTCCTCTCCCGGGATCAGCTGCTGGCGATGGTCTGGGACAGCGCTGCCGAGACCAGCTCCAACCTCGTCGACGTCTATATCCGCTACCTGCGCAACAAGCTGGGCAGCCAGCGGATCGTCACAGTGCGTGGGGCTGGATATCGCTTGGCCACCGGGGAAGAGCTGGCGCGGGAGCAGTGA